AATCCATTCTTCCCTTGCCAGTTTTCCCGTTACCGTTTACTCTTTTCATGTGACCTCCTTGCTTTCCGTTGTTTTCGTTCAAAAACATGGTAGCAGGTGAGGTCATACCTTCGTTTCAACTAAGTTTAGGACACTTTCCTCTGGAGTGGCGGTTAGAGGAAATACGGTTTTTTAGTCTTTTGTAATTTTTATAGCTGCTTTCAATTATTTTCATGAGTTCGTCATTGGACTTTAATGACCAATCGGCCATGGGTATTTTTTCACCATATTTTTTCAGCAAACAATCACAATTGTCCTTGAATACATGATCTATTTTACCTTCCTCAATGGTTTTATCCCGTTTGCAGCATTTGTATTCATCTTTTAGAACGTTAATGCATATTTCCATCATTTTGTTGTCAGTTTCATGACTGGTTGTTGGAACATTAGCGCTTGGATAGCCAATCGATATATCCAAATCCTCATTAACAAGATTTGTCTTTGCCATCAATGTAGCTTGAGGGGAGATTACATCCTCAAATGAGAATTCAGGAGCCTGGCAGGTCTGGAGCGATTCCTGAACAATGCCCAACTTTTTAGCTAAATCAGTAATTTGGGTTTTTATTTCATCCAAAGTGACATCTTGTTTGGTTTCATTCTTTTTTTTATCTGCAAATGAGGTGGATGTTCCAAGGAAAATAGTGAGCGCTGTAACGAGAAACAACTGTGTGAAACTTTTAAGATTTTTCATGTCCCCTCCCGATTGCCAGGCGCGATGCTGCTCCGGTTTGGAAATTCGTAATAATTCCCTCTGAAAACTGCATAACTATATAATGCGTATTTAAATGTTGTCAATATGGAATTTAATAAAAATATAAAATAATCTGACTTGCTCGTTTGGGGTTCCGGGCGGGTACTTTCTTCGGGAGCGTGTGCCATCCTTCCGCATATCAGCATAACGCCATCGAAAGGCGTAAAGCTGATGGTTAAACGCTTGTAAAAACAGAGCATTACCTAAACATGCCTGTTTTCCCGCAAATTGAAGAATCCGTGGTCGGCGACCACGGGGAAGCTTTGAAGGAACCATGGCCGGGCATTCCACCGGGTCGCCCCTAAATGCCACCGTACCGATTGCAAGAGCCAGGCTGGAGCCTGGCGATCCCGAGAATTAGTAGCGCATCCATCTTGGCGGCAATTGCCGACGTGGCGCGACCGAGCGGTGGAGCCGACGCTAAAGGAAGAATCCGTGGTCGGCGACCACGGGGAAGCTTTGAAGGAACCGTGGCCGGGCATTCCACCGGGTCGCCCCTAAACGACACCGTGCCGGTTGCAAGAGCCAGGCTGGAGCCTGGCGATCCCGAGAATTAGTAGCGCCGCCATCTTGGCGGCAATTGCCGACGTGGCGCGACCGGGCGGTGGAGCCGACGCTAAAGGAAGAATCCGTGGTCGGCGACCACGGGGAAGCTTCAAAAGGGCACTGCGAGCCGTGCCCCTACGCATCCCACATATCTCCCCCTCCAGCTCAACTTTTCCCACTTCCTTCCGATAAAGTAAACATCGCCCTGTGGACGGGTATGCCCTTGATGGCGAACTGTATGTATTTAAAGGAATAACGGTTTGAATAACCTGATTTCAAGCGTAACTGGCGGGTTCATGGCCCAGGCCATTTATGGCCCGGGGCAGCGGGATGCCATGATGAACAGGCTTGAACAGGCGTTCCAGAAGGCGGACGCCAACAATACCGGAAGCGTTGATAAGTCCCAGTTCGATTCCATTTTTTCCATCATGAAAGTCCCCTCGCGTTTAAAAGCGGAAGGGGCGGACGCGGTATATAAAAAGCTCGATCCCCAGAAGACGGGGAAAGTGTCCAAACAGGACTTCGTTGATGGCATGATGAAGGAACTGGACAGGATGCGCGCCGAAGGGAGGGCGGGGAACAATCCGCCGCCGAATCCGGAAAGCGCCCCGCCGCCGCAACAGAACCAGGCATACGCCACCGCAAACAACAGGCCGCAGACCATGCCGCCCGACAAGCTTGCGTACAGTCCTCAATCCTTAAAATCGGGCCAGGCCAGCCAGGCCGGGCAATATTCAACGGCCCCCGCCGGGACTAAATTCAACGCCTACGCCTGATTTATGACTGTGGCCGATGGCCACAGGGCGGGTTTTAAACCCGCCCCTACCATTTGCCCGCCTCCAACATCAACTCCCCCAAATCCCTTCCGCTGTCTTATAATTCTCCCTTCGACACTGTTTATGAGGGTTTGAAAAGTGAGCGTGGACATACAGGCCGTCAACGAGATGGTCAAGCAAAAGTCCGGTTTCGTGGAAAGGCTGTACGCCGAGGTGGGGCAGGTGATCGTGGGGCAGCGCAAAATGATTGAGGGGATGCTCACCGCGCTATTGTGCGACGGGCATATACTGCTGGAAGGTGTGCCGGGATTGGCAAAGACCTTGTCCATCCACACCATGGCCCAGGCGGTCTCTTTAAGCTTCCGGCGCATCCAGTTCACCCCGGATTTGCTGCCGGCCGACCTTACCGGGGCGGAGATATATAACGCCAAAGAGGCGGTGTTCACCACCCGCAAGGGGCCGCTGTTCACGAATATAATCCTGGCCGACGAGATAAACCGCGCCCCGGCCAAGGTGCAAAGCGCGTTGCTGGAGGCGATGCAGGAGCGGCAGGTGACCATAGGTTCGGAGACGTTCCGCCTGCCGGAGCCTTTCATAGTGCTGGCCACGCAAAACCCGATAGAGCAGGAGGGGACCTATCCGCTCCCCGAGGCGCAGGTGGACAGGTTCATGCTAAAGCTCATCGTGGACTATCCGGCGCCCGCCGACGAAATGGAGATAGTAAAGCGCAACACCTCCGGGATTGCCCCGCAGGTAAAGCCGGTCCTCACCTGGGACGAGCTTCGCGCCGCGCGCCGCGCCGTGGACGGGGTGTACATAGACGAAAAGCTGATCCAGTACATCATCAATATCGTGTCCGCCACGCGCAGGCCGGGCGATTTCGGCCTGAACATCGGCAACCTTATCGAATACGGCGCCTCGCCGCGCGCCTCCATCTACCTGACCAGGATCGCCAAGGCCCATGCTTTCCTCGCGCACAGGGGATACGTTTTGCCCGACGACATAAAGAAGGCCGGGCCCGACGTGCTTCGCCACCGCGTGATCCCAAGCTACGAGGCGGACGCGGAGAACGTCACCCCGGAAGATATGATCGCGAAGATATTCGACACGGTGGAAGTGCCTTGAACGATGAAAGGGAAAGCGGCGCTTCGGACATCTTAAAGAAAATCCGGCAGATCGAAATAAGCGCCCGCAAGGCGGTCACCTCCATCCTCTCCGGCGAGTACCATTCCATATTCAAGGGGATGGGGATGGAGTTCGCCGAGTCGCGCCCATACCAGCCGGGGGACGATATCCGCACTATGGACTGGAACGTCACCGCCCGCGCCGGGTCCCCTTTCGTGAAGACCTTCCGGGAGGAGCGGGAACTGACATTGATGCTCATCGCCGACCTTTCCGCCTCCGGCCATTTCGGGTCTAAATCAAAGTTCAAGGCGGAGACAGCCGCCGAGCTTTGCGCCACGCTGGCCTTTTCCGCCCTCCGCAACAGCGACAAGGTGGGGCTAATCGCCTTCACAAACGAGGTGGAGCTGTACGTCGCCCCGAGAAAGGGGCGCAGCCACGCCCTGCGGATGATTCGCGACATCCTGTTTTTCAAGCCGAAGGGGAAGGGGACGGACATCGCCGGGGCGTTAAAATATCTTAACCGCGTCACATGCAAAAGGACTATCGCGTTCATCGTGTCCGACTTTGCGGCGCCCGATTTTTCGCGGGAGCTGAAGGCCACCTCGCGCAAGCACGACCTTGTTGCGGTGCGGGTGACGGATCCGAGGGAGGAGAAGCTGGAGGACGTTGGGCTTATCGCCCTGGAGGACGCGGAGACCGGCGAGACGGTGATATTGGACACGTCGGACGCGGTTTTGAGCGAAAAGTACGAGAAGTCCCGCCGGGACGAAGCCGGCCGGCTGGCAAAAATGTTCGCCGCCGCCAAGGTGGACCAGATATCGGTGGGGGCGGACAAGGATTTCATAGGGCCGCTTGTGAAGTTTTTCAAGGCCAGGGAGCGCAAGCGGAGGTTCGGATGAGATTCGTCTTCTTGCTCGCGGCCGCCCTCGCGTTTGCCGCTCCAGCTTTCGCGGACAGTATTGCCATTGATCCGCAAAGTCCAAAATTCGGCTCGGTGACCAGGCTTGTCTTGACGGTGGATTTAAAACCGGGCGAAAAGGCGGTCTTCGGGGACAAAGTGACGCTTCCAAAGGAGTTGAGCTTGCTGAGCGTCAATGCCGGGGCGCCACGGAAAGACGATAAAGGAAATTTTAGCCAGCGGCTGATCGTTTCGTTCATCCCATACGCCACCGGGCCTTCCACCACCGGCGAAATGGAATACATTGTCAAAAAGCCGGACGGCTCCGCTGAAACGCGAACAGCCGGTCCGGTGGATTTCACCGTCGCATCCCTTGATCCGAAGGAGGAGGATGTGGAACGGATTGTCGCGGGTCTAAAGCCTGTTGACCGCCCCGTCCAGTGGGAGACTTACATTGTCCCGCTTCTTGTGACGCTGGCTGTGGCGGTGGCCATATTTTTTATCTGGCGATGGCTCAAACGCCGCAAGAAAAGGCCGGTTGTGGAGATAAAGCCCAAGGGAATAATCCTTGAGCCGGACGATGCGGCATGGCGCGCGCTCATTGCCCTTTCGCAGGAGGACCTTTTCGGCAAAGGGGCGGCCAAGGAGCATTTCTTCCGCGTCTCCGCGATCATCAGGGAGTATGTGGAGCGCCGGTTCGGCGTGAAGGCGCTTGAACGCACGACGTTCGAGATAGAACGGGAGTTCCCGCCGGAGATCGCCGCGCAGGACGCCCACGCGCGCCTTCTGGAAATCCTTTCGCTGTGCGATATCGTGAAGTTCACCAAGACAGAGTCCACAAGGCAGCAGGCGGATGACGCTGTGGGCCTTGCGTTGCAGTTCATTTCCGTCACCCGGCGGGGCCTGGAGATAGCTGAATGAGACTGGCCGATCCGTGGTTCCTGCTTATGCTTGCCGCGCTTCCATTATGGTGGCGCGCCCATTTTACGGCGCGTCCTCACGGGGTGATTTTCCCGGACACAGGCGCGGTGACGCGTCTGGCCTCCCATAAAAAACAATGGGCGGCGCACATCCCGTTTTACCTGCGGTTTGCGGCGGTGGCGCTGATAATAATCGCCGTCGCCAGGCCCCAGACAGGATACCGGGAGGAAGAGATAGTCTCCAAGGGGATAGATATCATGCTGGCGCTGGACATATCGTCGTCCATGTCCGCGTCGGACTTAAAGCCCACCCGGCTGGACGCGTCCAAGAAGGTGATAGGTGATTTCATCGCCGGCAGGACAAACGACCGCATCGGGCTAGTGGTATTCGCCGCGCATGGATTCACCCAATGCCCGCTGACGCTGGACTATCCTGTGCTGCGAAGCTTTCTTGAAAGCTCCAACATCGGCCTTGTGGAGGACGGCACCGCAATCGGCATGGCGATAGTCACCGCCGCCAACAGGCTGAAAACATCCGGCGCCAAAAGCAGGATAATCATCCTTCTCACCGACGGGATGAACAACCGTGGTTCCATAGACCCGCTCACCGCCGCGAAAGTGGCCGCCGCCGCCGGGGTGAAAGTGTACACCATCGGCGCCGGGAAGGAGGGAGTGTATAACCAGATGGTCAACGACCCCAGGTTCGGCGCCCGGATCGCCCCGGTGCGCACGGAGATAGACGAGAAGCTTTTGGGCCAGATCGCCCAGATCACCGGCGGCACCTATTTCCGGGCGGAGGACGAGACCGGATTGGCGGAGATATACAGGCGGATAGACAAGATGGAGAAGACCGATATCAAGGTGCGCGCTTATGTGCGGCATACGGACTGGTTCATGTACCTTGCCGTCCCCGCGCTTATGCTGTTAATGGCGGAGATGATACTCCCCGCCACCAGGTGGAGGATTGTGCCATGAGGTTCCACAGCCCGGAATGGTGGTGGGCGGCGGCGGCGCTTCCATTGGCGCTGGGGCTGTCGTTATGGGGGGTGAAACGGGGATTTGAGGCGATGGGCAGGTTCGTCTCCCCCGAAATGCTGGCAAGACTTGCGCCGCAGAAGGTTTTGGGGGCGAAAAAGGCCCGCGCAGGATTCCTGATTATCGCCTGCGCCTTGCTCATCGTGGCGCTGGCCCGGCCGCAATACGGGGTGAAACCGGTGCAGATCACAAGGTCGGGCATAGACATGGTGATCGCGCTGGACGTTTCAAAAAGCATGGCGGCGCGGGACATAAAGCCGAGCAGGATCGAACGGGCCAAGCTTGAGATATCAAGGCTCGCCTCGGCGCTGGAGGGGAACAGGATGGGGCTTATCGCCTTCGCCGGGAAAAGCTTTGTGGAATGCCCGCTGACCACCGACACAGCCGCGTTGAAAATGTTTTTGGACAGCCTGGACACAAGCTCCATCCCCGTTCCCGGCACGGCCGTGGGTGCGGCTGTGCATGGGGCGGTGGAGGCGCTGGCCAAAAGTAAGGCAAAGACCCGGGCGGCCATAATCGTCACCGACGGGGAAGACCTGGAGGGGGGGGTGGACGAGGCCATATCAGAGGCGGCCAAGGCGGGGGTGAAAGTGTTCACTGTCGGCATAGGGAGCCAGACCGGCGCGCCGGTGCCGGAGGTGGACAGCGAGGGAAACGTCACAGGCTACAAGACAGGCGACGGGGGAGCCACCGTTATATCCAGGCTGGACTCGCGCACGCTGCGTTCCATCGCCGATTCCACGGACGGCGCCTTCTACGCCACCGAAGGGGACAGCCTGGACATGGATCCGCTCATCAAGGCGCTTAAAAGCATGGACAAGACCGACATCACCTCGCAGGAATTCACGGAGTACGAGGAGCGATATCAGCCATTCGCTCTGGCGGCGCTATTGATGCTGGTGGCCGATTACCTGGTGTTCTACAGATTGTCCTTGCGGGAAAGGGCCGTGTCCACCAGATCGGCGGTGTGAAGGACCGGGATGGAGAGTCCAGCCCTGTTAAGCGCGTCGGCCAGCGCAAGCTGGCATGAAGGGCACGCCGTCACCACCGCGTCCGCCCCGCTTTTTTTAATCGCCTCGGCCTTGAATTTGCCGAAGTCCACGGACATTTCGTAAAACTTCAGCCCGAACGTCCCCGAGCCTCCACAGCACCTGTCCGCCCCTTCCATCTCCACGAACTCCACGTTTGGCAGGCTCTTGATAAGCTTGCGCGGCTCTTTCCACACCCCCATCCCGCGCCGCAGGTGGCAAGGATCGTGATACGTCACCTTTAGTTTACGCGAGGCCTTCTCCGCGCCGGACAACATGGTCTCCACCGAAAGTTCCACCAGGAGCTTCTGGTAGTCCACGATTTTTTCGCAAAGCGCTTCCACCTTCGGATCGTTTGGGAACAGTTCCCGGTACACCTCGCCGAACACCGATCCGCATGTGGCGCACGAATATACGATTGCGTCGGCGTCCAGCGCCGTGAACACCTCGATGTTCCTGCGCGCAAGTTCCTTGGTGGTCTTCAAGTCGCCGTTGTAATATGCGGGGGCGCCGCAGCACACCTGCTCCTTGGGGAACACCACCTCCACCCCGGCCTTTTTCAGCCCTTCGATCACCTTCACCCCCACTTCCGGGAACGCAAGGTCCGTCATGCATCCGCTGAAAAAGGCGACCCGTTTCAATTTGCCCGCCGGAGCCGGGTTCGGACAGTTGGCGGCCAAAACCCTTTCTCGAAGGTTCGCCTTAAGGAAATCGGGAGTGACCCTTTTGACTCCGCCGGGGGAGTAAGGGAAGAATCTGGCAAGCCATCTGGGGGCCGCCTTGTAAAAAATCGAGCTGATCCCCACAAACTTGGCCAGTATGTTAAGCCGCCATGGGTAGGCCAGCAGGTATTTGAATATGAAGTTTGAAACGGGGCCGCCGCCGCTTTTTTCGCGGATTTCGGCCCGCATGGCGGAGAATATCTTCATCGTGTCCACCCCAGATGGGCATGCGGACAGGCAGTTCATGCACGAAAGGCACTGGGAAAAATCGTTGGCGACCCGTGGGGTAAGCTCCATCTCCCCGTTTAGCGCCCCCTGCGCAAGGCGTATTTTGCCTCTGGCAACCAGGGTCTCGGAATTGGTCGCCTCGTAAGTGGGGCATCCGGCCTGGCATGTGGCGCATTTGGTGCACTTTTCGATCTCGCCCCGGACCGATTCAAGGAAATCGTACTTCATCTTTTTATTTTAGCATTCAGGAGGGATAAACTCAGGCGCCGTTATTGGATGGGCCAGCCGCCGTTACCATTAATGATGTCGTCCACTTCCGCCATCAAGCGAATGGTCTCTTTTAGCGCGGCGGCTATAGAGCAATAATGCTGTATATCGTCATAGGCGAGGGAGCGGCCTTTGCGGTCTTTCAGCCACTTTTGCATGACCTGATAACCGCCGATCTGAAACTCCCAAACTTCACTTGGGATGTTTTCAAAATACTGTACTTTATTTATCCAGACCTTACCGGGCTTATTATCGTCGTAGCGTACCGCTTCAACTTCGTTTGATCCGGTTTCCGGGAAGGTGGTGAAAGTTCGGGGAGTGTCTTCAAGCAGATGAAAAGCCGTCAACTTCGCGCCGAGATCGCAAAGTTTCCGGAAAAGTTTCACGTTTCCGGTGAGCGGCACGCGGGGAAAGTCCATTTTAAGGAATTCCGCGTAACGTTTCCGGTATTCGGGCGAGTGGAAGATGGCGTAGATGTAGTGAAAAACATCCTCCGGCCCGAAGGTCTTTTTCAGGTCGCCAACGCCATCAGGGATGAATTTCAAGTATAGTTTTTGTCCGAATTCTTCGATAAACTCCGGCGCGAGGTTAGTATGTTTGGCAAGGCCGTTCTTAAACATGTCGCCGTTAGTGGCTTTGTTGGGATAGAGATAGAGGGGGAAGAGATAATTCACTTCTTTGAGCGAGACTGTATGGTGTTGCACTATATCCCGCGTACAAAATATGTGTTCCCACCCTCCGACGATCTCTGTTGAACGAGTTGTTGATACCCCTAAATTCTCACCCGCCATCATATGGCGCATCACTTCAGGGCGCGGCATGCAAATAAACCCGCGCGACCTGCCAGTATAGTATGTATAGCGGACATCAAAGGGACGATAAAGGACGGGAGTGATTTTATCTTTTGATATCCCTGATTTATTTAAGTCGTCCTGCGCAAGTTCAACTTTCCAATCCCGCGCATCCGGCCCCAAGTCATACTTGAGCCTGGCCTCTTCCGGCGGCAAGGAAATGAATTTCTTCGTCCTTCGATAAATTTCTTCCGAGCTCCATGCGATAGTCAGGTCGTCACGCGCAGTGACCACCCCAACGCTGTTCACCGGGAAAATGTCATTAACCTTCCATCCAACCTCATACTCTTTTCTTTTCCGTGTGTCATGGGGTATAAAAAGATAAAACGGTGTGGATGGTTTTAACGTCTTCCATTTTGTGTTTTTGATCTCGTGGGCATAGAGCCAATGATATTTGCCGCTGGCCAGCTTTTTATCGTCCCCTTTGCCGCTGAATACCTCGCGCAATCCCCATAACTCGGCGTGGTGAACGTTGGCGAGCTTCTTTACAACACCGCCCTTTTTGACAAAAATACCTATCGCCACCCCCTGCTGGATGTCAAAAACGTTTTCGTCCTTGCCGCCATCCGGCGCGGTCTCTTTTTTCTTCGCGTTTCCATGCAGGTCTAGGATGTAAATGTCGTCAAACGTGTCCATCAGGCTTTGGCGCATTCCCCGGAATGTGGGATTGTCCAGATAGCCGTGGTTTGTGATGAACGCCAGCACTCCATGACCTGTGCGCTCAATGCGCCACTGCGCGAAACGGATAAACTTCACATAATCGTCATTTAGCCATTTGGGATTTCTCTCGCCCAACGGCGCGCCGTCCACCTCAAAGTAGTTGCCTGTTTTTTTACCGCTAAGGCTGTCTTTGCCTTTTAGCAGATCGGCTATCCATTCCCCGATATTGGCCGAGTGGCCCGAATACGGCGGGTTGCCCAAAACCACCATTACCGGCGCTTCCTTCTTCACCCGGTTGGCGGCCAGCGCTTCCTCGGTCAGCCATTGGGTGAATGGGGCCACAATCTGTCTTGGCTGTTGTTCTTCCAGCGAGTTGGTGAGATAAATCTGAAGCCGCTGGTCTTTGGCGAAGTCGTAGCCGCTGTCCAGCAGTTGCAACCCTACCTTCATATGAGCTACAGCGTATGGGGCCATCAATAACTCGAAACCGTACATTCGTGGCAAGAGGTGGTCGGCCACGTAGCCGGGCCACGCTCCCTTGTGCCGGGCGAAACTTTCATGGATATGGGATATGACTTCTTTTAAGAATGTTCCTGTTCCCGTGGCGGGATCGAGTATCTGGACCTTGTGGACGGTGTGATCCTTCCCATCGTCGCCTTGTATCCTGACCGTGCTTTCATCGGCCAACCCCTTAGTTAAGCCGAATTCCTCTTTTAGCAGGTGATCCACGCTTCGGACTATATAGCTGACCACCGGCTCCGGGGTGTAATAAACCCCCCGCGCCTCCCGCATCCTCGGATCGTAGGCGGCGAGGAATGATTCATAGAAGTGGATTACCGGGTCTTCCTGCCGGGTTCTGCGGCCAAAATCGCGCAGGATGGCGTTGATTTGCGCCCGATCCAATAGTTCCGCGAGGTCGTCAACGGCCCAGGCCACACGATCATCCAACTCCACGCCCGCGACGTGCGAAAAGAGCTTTCGCAGGAAGGGATTTGTTTTTGGCAACTCGTGCGGGGCGTGGCGGCGAGTGAAGCGATCACCTTGCTTGTGATAACAACGGGCGGTGAAGAGGCCATAGCAGATGGTCTGGGCATACATGTCGGCGAACTGCGCTTCGGTCAGGTCATGCAGCAATACCTCCCTGAATCCATCCATCTGTTGATGGAGCGAGCCTCTTTCGCTTTCTTTGTCCAGGGCTTTTGTGATGATCTCGCGGATGAGGCGGGCGAGACGAGCCATTTTATCGGCCAGTTCATGGGAGTTGTTTATCTCCGGCGGTTTGGCCGCCATAAACGATTGCAGCAGCAAGCCAAGGTCGTTTCCCCCTTCCTTGATGGGCTTAAATTTGCCGTTCACTTCCCGTGCAAGACGGGCTTCGAGTTTCAGTTCTCCGCCAATGTAGAGGCGGAATTCGAGGTAGTTGGTGAGGATGAGGTTTTGCAACGCCTCCCGGTAACGTTTTAGCTGGTCAGACTTTTCAACCTGATCCAGCGAGAGGCCAATGTCTTTCGTTTCGATGTAGCCTATTGGGACATTCCCTTGTGAAACAATGAAATCGGGCGCTCCGCAAGCTATCCTTTTTGGCTCGTTGGTGGCGGTCAAACCCTCGCAAAGTGATTCAAAAAGGTTTTTGAAGGCAGGACGGTGGGTATGCTCCGTGTCATGCCCTTTGGTGTGTTCTTTTTCCAGCGCTTCCAGATACGCCGAAATGGTTTTTTCATTCATGTTTTGGTGATTATAGCATAGACAAAAACCTATGATTCTCCAGCGCCGTCCACCGCTGCATTCTCGCGCTTCATCAGCATCTGGAAGGCCAGCAGAATCACCCCTATCGTGATGCATGAGTCGGCCACGTTGAACGCCGGCCATTGGTATTGCCCTATGTACACCAGCA
This genomic window from Nitrospinota bacterium contains:
- a CDS encoding EF-hand domain-containing protein — translated: MNNLISSVTGGFMAQAIYGPGQRDAMMNRLEQAFQKADANNTGSVDKSQFDSIFSIMKVPSRLKAEGADAVYKKLDPQKTGKVSKQDFVDGMMKELDRMRAEGRAGNNPPPNPESAPPPQQNQAYATANNRPQTMPPDKLAYSPQSLKSGQASQAGQYSTAPAGTKFNAYA
- a CDS encoding MoxR family ATPase — protein: MSVDIQAVNEMVKQKSGFVERLYAEVGQVIVGQRKMIEGMLTALLCDGHILLEGVPGLAKTLSIHTMAQAVSLSFRRIQFTPDLLPADLTGAEIYNAKEAVFTTRKGPLFTNIILADEINRAPAKVQSALLEAMQERQVTIGSETFRLPEPFIVLATQNPIEQEGTYPLPEAQVDRFMLKLIVDYPAPADEMEIVKRNTSGIAPQVKPVLTWDELRAARRAVDGVYIDEKLIQYIINIVSATRRPGDFGLNIGNLIEYGASPRASIYLTRIAKAHAFLAHRGYVLPDDIKKAGPDVLRHRVIPSYEADAENVTPEDMIAKIFDTVEVP
- a CDS encoding DUF58 domain-containing protein produces the protein MNDERESGASDILKKIRQIEISARKAVTSILSGEYHSIFKGMGMEFAESRPYQPGDDIRTMDWNVTARAGSPFVKTFREERELTLMLIADLSASGHFGSKSKFKAETAAELCATLAFSALRNSDKVGLIAFTNEVELYVAPRKGRSHALRMIRDILFFKPKGKGTDIAGALKYLNRVTCKRTIAFIVSDFAAPDFSRELKATSRKHDLVAVRVTDPREEKLEDVGLIALEDAETGETVILDTSDAVLSEKYEKSRRDEAGRLAKMFAAAKVDQISVGADKDFIGPLVKFFKARERKRRFG
- a CDS encoding VWA domain-containing protein; amino-acid sequence: MRLADPWFLLMLAALPLWWRAHFTARPHGVIFPDTGAVTRLASHKKQWAAHIPFYLRFAAVALIIIAVARPQTGYREEEIVSKGIDIMLALDISSSMSASDLKPTRLDASKKVIGDFIAGRTNDRIGLVVFAAHGFTQCPLTLDYPVLRSFLESSNIGLVEDGTAIGMAIVTAANRLKTSGAKSRIIILLTDGMNNRGSIDPLTAAKVAAAAGVKVYTIGAGKEGVYNQMVNDPRFGARIAPVRTEIDEKLLGQIAQITGGTYFRAEDETGLAEIYRRIDKMEKTDIKVRAYVRHTDWFMYLAVPALMLLMAEMILPATRWRIVP
- a CDS encoding VWA domain-containing protein, with amino-acid sequence MRFHSPEWWWAAAALPLALGLSLWGVKRGFEAMGRFVSPEMLARLAPQKVLGAKKARAGFLIIACALLIVALARPQYGVKPVQITRSGIDMVIALDVSKSMAARDIKPSRIERAKLEISRLASALEGNRMGLIAFAGKSFVECPLTTDTAALKMFLDSLDTSSIPVPGTAVGAAVHGAVEALAKSKAKTRAAIIVTDGEDLEGGVDEAISEAAKAGVKVFTVGIGSQTGAPVPEVDSEGNVTGYKTGDGGATVISRLDSRTLRSIADSTDGAFYATEGDSLDMDPLIKALKSMDKTDITSQEFTEYEERYQPFALAALLMLVADYLVFYRLSLRERAVSTRSAV
- a CDS encoding (Fe-S)-binding protein, with amino-acid sequence MKYDFLESVRGEIEKCTKCATCQAGCPTYEATNSETLVARGKIRLAQGALNGEMELTPRVANDFSQCLSCMNCLSACPSGVDTMKIFSAMRAEIREKSGGGPVSNFIFKYLLAYPWRLNILAKFVGISSIFYKAAPRWLARFFPYSPGGVKRVTPDFLKANLRERVLAANCPNPAPAGKLKRVAFFSGCMTDLAFPEVGVKVIEGLKKAGVEVVFPKEQVCCGAPAYYNGDLKTTKELARRNIEVFTALDADAIVYSCATCGSVFGEVYRELFPNDPKVEALCEKIVDYQKLLVELSVETMLSGAEKASRKLKVTYHDPCHLRRGMGVWKEPRKLIKSLPNVEFVEMEGADRCCGGSGTFGLKFYEMSVDFGKFKAEAIKKSGADAVVTACPSCQLALADALNRAGLSIPVLHTADLVDTALSRKDNL
- a CDS encoding N-6 DNA methylase — translated: MNEKTISAYLEALEKEHTKGHDTEHTHRPAFKNLFESLCEGLTATNEPKRIACGAPDFIVSQGNVPIGYIETKDIGLSLDQVEKSDQLKRYREALQNLILTNYLEFRLYIGGELKLEARLAREVNGKFKPIKEGGNDLGLLLQSFMAAKPPEINNSHELADKMARLARLIREIITKALDKESERGSLHQQMDGFREVLLHDLTEAQFADMYAQTICYGLFTARCYHKQGDRFTRRHAPHELPKTNPFLRKLFSHVAGVELDDRVAWAVDDLAELLDRAQINAILRDFGRRTRQEDPVIHFYESFLAAYDPRMREARGVYYTPEPVVSYIVRSVDHLLKEEFGLTKGLADESTVRIQGDDGKDHTVHKVQILDPATGTGTFLKEVISHIHESFARHKGAWPGYVADHLLPRMYGFELLMAPYAVAHMKVGLQLLDSGYDFAKDQRLQIYLTNSLEEQQPRQIVAPFTQWLTEEALAANRVKKEAPVMVVLGNPPYSGHSANIGEWIADLLKGKDSLSGKKTGNYFEVDGAPLGERNPKWLNDDYVKFIRFAQWRIERTGHGVLAFITNHGYLDNPTFRGMRQSLMDTFDDIYILDLHGNAKKKETAPDGGKDENVFDIQQGVAIGIFVKKGGVVKKLANVHHAELWGLREVFSGKGDDKKLASGKYHWLYAHEIKNTKWKTLKPSTPFYLFIPHDTRKRKEYEVGWKVNDIFPVNSVGVVTARDDLTIAWSSEEIYRRTKKFISLPPEEARLKYDLGPDARDWKVELAQDDLNKSGISKDKITPVLYRPFDVRYTYYTGRSRGFICMPRPEVMRHMMAGENLGVSTTRSTEIVGGWEHIFCTRDIVQHHTVSLKEVNYLFPLYLYPNKATNGDMFKNGLAKHTNLAPEFIEEFGQKLYLKFIPDGVGDLKKTFGPEDVFHYIYAIFHSPEYRKRYAEFLKMDFPRVPLTGNVKLFRKLCDLGAKLTAFHLLEDTPRTFTTFPETGSNEVEAVRYDDNKPGKVWINKVQYFENIPSEVWEFQIGGYQVMQKWLKDRKGRSLAYDDIQHYCSIAAALKETIRLMAEVDDIINGNGGWPIQ